Proteins from a genomic interval of Betta splendens chromosome 10, fBetSpl5.4, whole genome shotgun sequence:
- the ccng1 gene encoding cyclin-G1 has product MIDTVTGPGAQPFAVQLKALTDLEGRYQPKLSGLRLIEGAQDNGLRMTTRLRELEVKDLLSLTRFFGFSSETFSLAISLLDRFLSVMKIQPKHLSCVGLCCFYIAVKSSEEEKNVPLANDLIRISQNRFTVSDMMRMEKIIMEKLYWKVKAPTALRFLRLLHSHIQEQLDTESKMILSLERLESQLKACHCSFVFSKVKPSLLAMALLSFEAQEQHDPIHTDKISEILTSLQQLLNIKDGDLLCARELAGKCLTEYATTKCSKPNSQRLRWIISGRTARQLKHSYYKITHLPTIPESAC; this is encoded by the exons ATGATTGATACAGTAACAGGACCTGGAGCACAGCCCTTTGCAGTTCAGCTGAAGGCCCTTACAGATCTGGAGGGCCGATACCAACCAAAGCTGAGTGGTTTGAGGCTGATTGAGGGAGCCCAAGACAATGGCCTCAGGATGACCACTAGACTGAGGGAGCTGGAAGTGAAGGACCTGCTGTCTCTGACCAGGTTCTTTGGTTTCAGTTCTGAGACCTTCTCCCTGGCCATCAGCTTGTTGGATCGGTTCCTCTCAGTAATGAAG ATTCAACCAAAGCACCTGTCCTGTGTGGgcctctgctgcttctacatTGCTGTGAAgtcctcagaggaggagaaaaatgtGCCTCTGGCCAACGACCTGATCCGCATCAGCCAGAATCGCTTCACTGTGTCTGACATGATGAGGATGGAGAAGATCATCATGGAGAAGCTCTACTGGAAGGTGAAGGCCCCCACAGCTCTGCGTTTTCTCCGCCTTCTTCACAGCCACATCCAGGAGCAGCTTGACACGGAGAG taagaTGATCCTGAGTCTTGAGAGGCTGGAGTCTCAGCTGAAGGCCTGTCACTGCTCATTTGTCTTCTCCAAAGTAAAG CCATCTCTGCTCGCCATGGCTCTCCTGAGTTTTGAGGCCCAAGAACAACATGACCCCATACACACTGACAAAATATCAGAGATTCTGAcaagtctgcagcagctgctgaat ATCAAAGATGGAGACCTGCTCTGTGCACGTGAGCTAGCTGGAAAATGCCTGACTGAATACGCCACCACTAAGTGCTCAAAACCCAACAGCCAAAGGCTACGCTGGATTATTTCAGGAAGAACCGCACGTCAGCTAAAACACAGCTACTACAAGATCACTCATCTTCCCACCATACCCGAGTCAGCTTGCTAA
- the nudcd2 gene encoding nudC domain-containing protein 2, whose translation MSVHFEERSGVVPCKTSWGSWSQTMEEVFIEVDVPHGTSGKEVKCNLGSRDIELHVKGREIFKGKLFDTTVSDEATWTLEDKCLIRIVLMKTNREAGNCWSSLLEGEYCANAWVQDQMQRKLTLERFQRENPGFDFSGAEISGNFAGGGPDFSSLQK comes from the exons ATGTCGGTGCATTTCGAAGAGAGGAGCGGCGTCGTTCCCTGCAAGACGAGCTGGGGCTCCTGGTCTCAAACCATGGAGGAGGTGTTTATCGAAGTCGACGTGCCTCATGGGACGTCAGGTAAAGAAGTCAAATGCAATCTGGGATCCAGAGACATCGAGCTGCACGTCAAAGGGAGGGAGATATTCAAG GGAAAGCTGTTTGACACAACTGTTTCTGACGAAGCTACATGGACGCTGG AGGATAAGTGTTTAATCCGGATCGTCCTGATGAAGACCAACAGAGAGGCAGGGAACTGTTGGTCGTCACTCTTGGAGGGGGAGTATTGTGCAAATGCCTGGGTCCAGGATCAGATGCAGAGGAAACTCACACTGGAGCGGTTCCAACGAGAG AACCCTGGATTTGACTTCAGTGGTGCTGAAATCTCTGGGAATTTTGCCGGCGGTGGTCCAGATTTCTCCAGTTTACAGAAGTGA